A part of Arthrobacter dokdonellae genomic DNA contains:
- a CDS encoding NAD kinase, with translation MTRRVLILAHTGREESMIAALEACVQLHANNIVPVMYADELADMTGYLGVSDVSMEILDRDVTLADIELVMVLGGDGTILRAAELVRDHDLPLLGVNLGHVGFLAESERADLVQTVDWVVRREYSVEERMTLDVTVRVKGKVVTHTWALNEVALEKGNRERMIEVVTEVDGRPLSSFGCDGVVMATPTGSTAYAFSAGGPVVWPEVEALLMVPISAHALFAKPLVVAPTSTLAVEVLTRNGAHGVIWCDGRRTVDLLPGSRIEVTRSNQPVKLARTQQSPFSERLVRKFELPVQGWRGPSGEETAPPTTQLPVIRPPKPKTQPDGPHAGRVPPVPDLTVTGGPDGAGHPAYRNDQPNNLEGVWPLHD, from the coding sequence ATGACACGCCGCGTCTTGATTCTTGCCCACACGGGGCGCGAGGAATCGATGATTGCCGCACTTGAAGCGTGCGTGCAGCTCCACGCCAACAACATTGTGCCGGTCATGTACGCCGACGAGCTGGCGGACATGACCGGCTACCTGGGCGTCTCCGATGTCAGCATGGAAATCCTGGACCGCGACGTCACCCTGGCCGACATTGAATTGGTCATGGTGCTTGGCGGGGACGGCACCATCCTGCGTGCCGCGGAGCTCGTGCGCGACCACGACCTCCCCCTGCTCGGCGTCAATCTGGGCCACGTGGGATTTTTGGCGGAGAGCGAGCGGGCGGACCTGGTCCAGACCGTCGACTGGGTGGTGCGGCGTGAATACTCCGTGGAGGAGCGCATGACCCTGGACGTCACTGTGCGGGTCAAAGGCAAGGTGGTCACCCACACCTGGGCCTTGAACGAGGTTGCCCTGGAAAAGGGCAACCGAGAACGCATGATCGAAGTGGTCACGGAGGTGGACGGCCGGCCGCTGAGTTCCTTCGGCTGCGACGGCGTGGTCATGGCGACGCCCACAGGCTCCACCGCCTACGCCTTCTCCGCCGGCGGCCCCGTGGTGTGGCCGGAGGTGGAGGCGCTGCTCATGGTGCCCATCAGCGCCCACGCGCTCTTCGCCAAGCCGCTCGTGGTGGCCCCGACGTCCACGCTGGCTGTGGAAGTGCTCACCCGCAACGGCGCCCATGGCGTGATCTGGTGCGACGGCCGCCGCACCGTTGACCTGTTGCCCGGCTCCCGCATCGAGGTGACCCGCTCCAACCAGCCGGTGAAGCTGGCCCGGACCCAGCAGTCGCCGTTCTCCGAACGCCTGGTGCGCAAATTCGAGCTGCCCGTGCAGGGTTGGCGGGGCCCGTCCGGCGAGGAGACGGCTCCTCCCACCACACAGCTTCCAGTCATCCGCCCGCCCAAGCCCAAGACCCAGCCGGACGGGCCGCATGCCGGCCGGGTACCGCCGGTGCCGGACCTGACCGTCACCGGCGGCCCTGACGGCGCCGGCCACCCCGCCTACCGCAACGACCAGCCAAACAACCTTGAGGGGGTCTGGCCGCTTCATGATTGA
- the recN gene encoding DNA repair protein RecN — translation MIEEIRIRDLGVISESTLPLGPGLSVVSGETGAGKTMVVTAVGLLLGNRADAGAVRNGAKSASAEATLTLPAGHAALARAQEAGADIDEFDGGAELILARTVGADGRSRAHVGGRSAPIGVLAELGETLVAVHGQSDQIRLKGAGPQREALDKFAAEAQKQFPAAMATYVEVFERWGASQAELELLRSSSRERLREAESLAAALAEIDAVAPQEAEDELLKAEAVKLGNVEELRKASLGAHEALLSEDYGDAADAVTLVDTAKRLLETVADSDDELAGLGKRVSEVGYLLADIARDLAGYATSLDSEGPGRLAEVEDRRGELAVLVRKYAPTVDEVLQWADNARARLDELTDDSGRIETLEAEVAASLRELEKLAANVTKLRRAAADALSRQVSAELKALAMPDAKLVIELAPAERGIHGADDITFLLQPHAGTSPRPLGKGASGGELSRVMLALEVVLAAVDPVPTFVFDEVDSGVGGKAAVEIGRRLAMLARHVQVLVVTHLPQVAAFADQHILVTKSSVGNNSTGGITTSNVRLLDDSERVRELARMLAGQEDSATAQAHARELLADARAAAP, via the coding sequence ATGATTGAGGAAATACGGATCCGCGACCTCGGCGTCATCTCCGAGTCCACCCTGCCCCTGGGCCCGGGCCTGAGCGTGGTCAGCGGCGAAACCGGTGCCGGAAAGACCATGGTGGTCACCGCCGTCGGACTTCTGCTGGGAAACCGGGCCGACGCCGGTGCGGTGCGCAACGGTGCCAAGAGCGCCTCCGCCGAGGCCACGCTCACGCTCCCGGCCGGCCATGCGGCCCTGGCCCGCGCCCAGGAGGCGGGGGCGGACATCGACGAGTTCGACGGCGGCGCCGAGCTGATCCTGGCCCGCACCGTGGGTGCCGACGGGCGCAGCAGGGCGCACGTGGGCGGGCGCAGCGCACCCATCGGCGTGCTGGCCGAGCTGGGGGAGACCCTGGTGGCGGTGCACGGGCAGTCGGACCAGATCCGGCTCAAGGGCGCCGGACCCCAGCGTGAGGCACTGGACAAGTTCGCCGCCGAAGCCCAAAAGCAGTTCCCGGCAGCGATGGCCACGTACGTGGAGGTTTTTGAGCGGTGGGGGGCGTCGCAGGCGGAGCTGGAGCTGCTGCGCAGTTCCAGCCGGGAGCGGCTGCGGGAGGCCGAATCGCTGGCGGCCGCCCTGGCGGAGATTGACGCCGTCGCGCCCCAGGAAGCCGAAGACGAGCTCCTGAAGGCCGAGGCCGTCAAGCTGGGCAATGTGGAGGAACTGCGCAAGGCGTCCCTCGGCGCCCACGAGGCGCTGCTGTCCGAGGACTATGGAGACGCTGCGGACGCCGTGACCCTGGTGGACACCGCCAAGCGGCTGCTGGAAACCGTGGCGGACTCCGACGATGAACTGGCCGGGCTGGGCAAGCGCGTCTCCGAAGTTGGCTACCTGCTGGCGGACATTGCGCGTGACCTGGCCGGCTATGCCACCTCGCTGGATTCCGAGGGGCCCGGAAGGCTGGCCGAGGTGGAGGACCGCCGCGGCGAACTGGCAGTGCTGGTGCGCAAGTACGCCCCGACCGTTGACGAAGTCCTGCAATGGGCGGACAACGCCCGGGCGCGCCTGGATGAGCTCACCGACGACTCCGGCCGGATTGAAACTCTCGAGGCCGAGGTGGCGGCGTCCCTGAGGGAACTCGAAAAGCTCGCCGCCAACGTCACGAAACTGCGCCGCGCCGCGGCCGACGCCCTCTCCCGGCAGGTCAGCGCGGAACTGAAGGCACTGGCCATGCCGGATGCAAAACTGGTCATCGAGCTGGCACCGGCCGAACGCGGCATCCACGGCGCCGACGACATCACCTTCCTGCTCCAGCCCCACGCCGGCACCTCGCCGCGCCCGCTGGGCAAGGGCGCCTCCGGGGGTGAACTTTCCCGCGTGATGCTGGCGCTGGAAGTGGTGCTGGCCGCCGTCGACCCCGTCCCCACCTTCGTGTTCGACGAGGTGGACTCCGGTGTGGGTGGCAAGGCCGCCGTCGAAATTGGGCGCCGGCTGGCCATGCTGGCCCGGCATGTCCAAGTTCTGGTGGTCACCCACCTGCCGCAGGTCGCCGCCTTCGCGGACCAGCACATCCTCGTGACCAAAAGCTCAGTGGGCAACAACTCCACTGGGGGCATTACCACCAGCAACGTGCGGCTTTTGGATGATTCGGAGCGGGTGCGCGAACTGGCCCGCATGCTGGCTGGACAGGAGGATTCGGCCACCGCGCAGGCACACGCCAGGGAACTGTTGGCGGACGCCCGGGCGGCAGCACCGTAG